The following coding sequences are from one Lolium rigidum isolate FL_2022 chromosome 6, APGP_CSIRO_Lrig_0.1, whole genome shotgun sequence window:
- the LOC124660353 gene encoding mitochondrial-processing peptidase subunit alpha-like isoform X1, whose protein sequence is MYRAASGLGALKQRGADAQMLNIAIRSASTSVAQRSSGGFLSWLTGAPSSALLPPDFALPGVTIPDPLPDLVKPSETKITALSNGVKIASETSPGSSCSVGVYVNSGSVYEAPETLGATQLLKKLAFATTRNRSQLRVVREICAIGGNAKASANRELTSYSYGALKTYMPEMVEVLVDCVRNPALLDWEVKEEITKLKAELAQASTNPESFLLDALHSAGYSGALANPLIASEASISRLNTDVLEEFLAENYTSPRIVLAASGVDHDELVSIAEPLLSDIPNATGTVKPKSVYVGGEYRRAADSSNTDIALAFELPGGWLKEKDYVTASVLQTLLGGGGLFSWGRPGKGLHSRLNHLVNEFDQIKSISAFKDVHSTTGIFGIHTSTAAAFAPKAIDLAARELTSLATPGQVDQTQLDRAKAAAKSAILASLESKASATEDMGRQVLAFGERKPVENLLKIVDGVTLKDVSTLAEKIISSPLTMASHGNVLNVPAYETVRGKFSSK, encoded by the exons ATGTACCGAGCCGCCTCCGGCCTCGGCGCCCTCAAG CAGCGTGGGGCGGATGCTCAGATGTTGAATATTGCAATTAGGTCTGCTAGCACAAGTGTTGCACAGCGTTCATCCGGTGGCTTCCTAAGCTGGCTCACAGGCGCACCTTCAAGTGCATTGCTCCCACCTGACTTTGCACTCCCAGGAGTCACCATTCCTGATCCGCTACCCGACCTTGTGAAGCCTTCTGAGACAAAAATCACAGCACTTTCAAATGGTGTCAAAATTGCATCTGAGACATCTCCG GGATCATCATGTTCCGTTGGAGTTTATGTCAACAGCGGGTCTGTCTATGAAGCACCTGAAACACTTGGTGCTACTCAGCTCTTGAAGAAACTGGCCTTTGCAACCACTAGAAACAGGAGCCAGTTGCGTGTTGTGCGTGAAATCTGTGCTATAGGTGGTAATGCCAAAGCATCAGCTAACCGTGAGCTCACGAGCTACAGCTATGGAGCTCTGAAGACTTACATGCCTGAAATGGTTGAAGTTCTTGTTGATTGTGTTCGGAATCCTGCTTTGCTTGACTGGGAAGTAAAGGAAGAG ATAACAAAACTGAAGGCAGAGCTTGCACAAGCTTCAACTAACCCAGAAAGTTTCCTCTTGGACGCCCTTCATTCGGCTGGCTATTCTGGGGCTTTGGCAAACCCATTGATTGCCTCAGAAGCTTCCATTAGCAGATTAAATACAGATGTTCTGGAAGAGTTCCTAGCT GAGAACTACACCTCCCCTCGAATTGTCCTAGCTGCATCTGGTGTCGACCATGATGAACTTGTATCAATTGCTGAACCTCTCCTCTCTGACATTCCCAATGCAACTGGAACAGTAAAGCCAAAGTCTGTCTACGTTGGTGGAGAATATAGACGTGCAGCAGATTCATCC AACACAGATATTGCTCTGGCTTTTGAGCTCCCTGGTGGATGGTTGAAAGAAAAAGATTATGTTACTGCATCAGTTCTCCAG ACACTTTTGGGTGGTGGTGGTTTGTTTTCTTGGGGAAGACCTGGAAAAGGCTTGCATTCACGCCTAA ATCATCTTGTAAATGAATTTGACCAAATCAAATCAATCTCTGCTTTCAAGGATGTTCACAGTACCACTGGCATTTTTGGAATTCATACATCAACT GCTGCagcatttgctcctaaagctattGACTTAGCAGCCCGAGAACTCACTTCCCTTGCGACTCCTGGTCAAG TTGACCAGACCCAGCTAGATCGTGCTAAAGCAGCAGCTAAATCTGCAATCTTGGCAAGCCTGGAATCAAAG GCATCAGCAACCGAAGATATGGGGCGCCAAGTTTTGGCATTCGGTGAAAG GAAACCTGTGGAGAACCTTCTGAAGATTGTTGATGGTGTCACTCTGAAAGATGTATCAACTCTCGCTGAGAAAATCATCTCATCTCCCTTGACAATGGCGTCCCATGGAAAcg TTCTCAATGTACCAGCTTACGAGACCGTGCGTGGCAAGTTCAGCTCGAAATGA
- the LOC124660353 gene encoding mitochondrial-processing peptidase subunit alpha-like isoform X2 encodes MYRAASGLGALKRGADAQMLNIAIRSASTSVAQRSSGGFLSWLTGAPSSALLPPDFALPGVTIPDPLPDLVKPSETKITALSNGVKIASETSPGSSCSVGVYVNSGSVYEAPETLGATQLLKKLAFATTRNRSQLRVVREICAIGGNAKASANRELTSYSYGALKTYMPEMVEVLVDCVRNPALLDWEVKEEITKLKAELAQASTNPESFLLDALHSAGYSGALANPLIASEASISRLNTDVLEEFLAENYTSPRIVLAASGVDHDELVSIAEPLLSDIPNATGTVKPKSVYVGGEYRRAADSSNTDIALAFELPGGWLKEKDYVTASVLQTLLGGGGLFSWGRPGKGLHSRLNHLVNEFDQIKSISAFKDVHSTTGIFGIHTSTAAAFAPKAIDLAARELTSLATPGQVDQTQLDRAKAAAKSAILASLESKASATEDMGRQVLAFGERKPVENLLKIVDGVTLKDVSTLAEKIISSPLTMASHGNVLNVPAYETVRGKFSSK; translated from the exons ATGTACCGAGCCGCCTCCGGCCTCGGCGCCCTCAAG CGTGGGGCGGATGCTCAGATGTTGAATATTGCAATTAGGTCTGCTAGCACAAGTGTTGCACAGCGTTCATCCGGTGGCTTCCTAAGCTGGCTCACAGGCGCACCTTCAAGTGCATTGCTCCCACCTGACTTTGCACTCCCAGGAGTCACCATTCCTGATCCGCTACCCGACCTTGTGAAGCCTTCTGAGACAAAAATCACAGCACTTTCAAATGGTGTCAAAATTGCATCTGAGACATCTCCG GGATCATCATGTTCCGTTGGAGTTTATGTCAACAGCGGGTCTGTCTATGAAGCACCTGAAACACTTGGTGCTACTCAGCTCTTGAAGAAACTGGCCTTTGCAACCACTAGAAACAGGAGCCAGTTGCGTGTTGTGCGTGAAATCTGTGCTATAGGTGGTAATGCCAAAGCATCAGCTAACCGTGAGCTCACGAGCTACAGCTATGGAGCTCTGAAGACTTACATGCCTGAAATGGTTGAAGTTCTTGTTGATTGTGTTCGGAATCCTGCTTTGCTTGACTGGGAAGTAAAGGAAGAG ATAACAAAACTGAAGGCAGAGCTTGCACAAGCTTCAACTAACCCAGAAAGTTTCCTCTTGGACGCCCTTCATTCGGCTGGCTATTCTGGGGCTTTGGCAAACCCATTGATTGCCTCAGAAGCTTCCATTAGCAGATTAAATACAGATGTTCTGGAAGAGTTCCTAGCT GAGAACTACACCTCCCCTCGAATTGTCCTAGCTGCATCTGGTGTCGACCATGATGAACTTGTATCAATTGCTGAACCTCTCCTCTCTGACATTCCCAATGCAACTGGAACAGTAAAGCCAAAGTCTGTCTACGTTGGTGGAGAATATAGACGTGCAGCAGATTCATCC AACACAGATATTGCTCTGGCTTTTGAGCTCCCTGGTGGATGGTTGAAAGAAAAAGATTATGTTACTGCATCAGTTCTCCAG ACACTTTTGGGTGGTGGTGGTTTGTTTTCTTGGGGAAGACCTGGAAAAGGCTTGCATTCACGCCTAA ATCATCTTGTAAATGAATTTGACCAAATCAAATCAATCTCTGCTTTCAAGGATGTTCACAGTACCACTGGCATTTTTGGAATTCATACATCAACT GCTGCagcatttgctcctaaagctattGACTTAGCAGCCCGAGAACTCACTTCCCTTGCGACTCCTGGTCAAG TTGACCAGACCCAGCTAGATCGTGCTAAAGCAGCAGCTAAATCTGCAATCTTGGCAAGCCTGGAATCAAAG GCATCAGCAACCGAAGATATGGGGCGCCAAGTTTTGGCATTCGGTGAAAG GAAACCTGTGGAGAACCTTCTGAAGATTGTTGATGGTGTCACTCTGAAAGATGTATCAACTCTCGCTGAGAAAATCATCTCATCTCCCTTGACAATGGCGTCCCATGGAAAcg TTCTCAATGTACCAGCTTACGAGACCGTGCGTGGCAAGTTCAGCTCGAAATGA